The stretch of DNA CATGAAGTAATGATTCTCGATAATAGCGGTCCTGATTTGGGGTTAATGGAACTTGGGACATTTCTAAAATTCATATTCTTTGGAGGAATACTTTCAAGATTGATATTTCCAGTAGCCTTTAATATCGGAGCTCTGAATTATTTGGTATTTATAGCAGGCTTGCTTGTAGTATCCTTTGCCGTAGGAATTATTGAATCCATTGGTGTAAGGTATAAAATTCCAAAAAATACAACTTTCTTAATGACATCATTTGCAATTGCTACACTTGCATTGATATTCTCCATAGGGGTGGAATAAATGATTGAAATAATATATTGTGAAAAATTAATTATTGCATTTATAATTGGAACAGTATTATTTGCATTATCTACTCATAGGTTATTCTCATTGGTAAAAACAGTAGCTCTTCAAAGTTTTTTAGTATCTACCTTAACGATAGTTCTTGAAGGCGGAGATATAACCACTTATGGATTAATTATTGCCCTAAGCACTTTAATAATAAGGTCTTTATTTATACCAAGTTTTCTTGTATATGCCACGAGAAGAGGTAATATTAAGAGAGAATTGAATCCATTAATTGGATATAGGGCATCCTTATTATTTGGACTAATTGTTATAGCCATAGCTTATATTTGGTCAGGATATCTTGATTTTGATATAACTAAAAAATTACTATTTATTGGAGGAATGACTTTAATAATACCAGCGTTATTCCTTTTAATGGCTAGGAAAAAGGCAATTACACAGGTATCTTCATATTTAATGCTTGAAAATGGTATATCTGTTGTAGGTTTAATGATTGGAAAAAACATGCAATATGTTGTTGAATTTGGAATACTTCTGGATATTCTTATATGTGTAATGCTTATGACCATATTAATTAATCAGATAAATCAACTATATATCCCCGAAGACCGTAAAAAAATAGAAAAATAATAGAAAAATAATAAAATAAATAAAAAAATGGATAGAATAAATAAAAAATAGAAAAATAGAAAAAATTAGAGTAAATTAAATTAAAATAAACTAAATTAAATTAAAATAATTAAAAGTTAGAATAAAAAATAAAACAATAGTAAGAAGAGAGTAGAACGAAGAAAAATATAAAATATTTATCAAAAACGAGGCGTATATTATGGATGAATTGGTTGTTATAATTCCAGCATTAGCCGGTATTGTAGCATATTTTATAAAGGGAAAATTCACGAGATATATTCCCTTTTTAGCGGCGATAGTGCAGGTTATTATTACCGCATATATCTGCATTGAACCAAGCCAAACCATTATGTTAAAGGACTATATATTTATTACACCTCTTGGAAAAATAGTGCTTGGTATAACTTCTTTGTTATTCTTAATGGTATCTTATTATTCCATAGATTATCTTAAAAACTCACATTATGAATCAGAAAATATTTACAGCTCCATGTTGTTATTCTTTGTATCAGCAATGAGTTTAGCGGCAATTTCAGACCATATAATACTTACCTGGATAGCCATTGAAGCCACCACAATTTCAAGTGCTCCATTGATATTCCTACATAAATCAAGAGAATCCATTGTAGCAACCTGGAAATATCTAATCACATGTTCTGTTGGGATTTCACTTGCATTGTTAGGTTCATTTATAACATTACAGTCAATTTCTCAGCCTGAACAGTTATCAGGTCTTTTATTCTCCAATATTATGGCATACACTGGAACAATAAATCCACTGTGGTTTTTGCTTGGATTTGTATTTATTCTCATAGGTTATGGTACAAAAGTTGGTCTTGCTCCAATGCATATATGGCTTTCAGATGCCCATGGTGAGGCTCCAAGTCCAGCATCTGCTTTATTATCCGGAGCTCTGTTAAACTGTGCATTCTTACCAATATATAAATTCAATGTTCTTGCAGGACATTTTGGATTGGAGAACATTACAAATCACATGCTTATGGCTCTTGGTTTATTCTCGGTATTTATAGCGGCTGCATTTATGCCTGCTCAAAAGGATTACAAAAGATTGCTTGCCTATTCAAGTATTGAAAACATGGGCATTATTGCATTGGGAACAGGAATTGGAGGAATTGCATTGTTAGGGTCAATATTTCACATGATAAACCATTCCCTTATAAAATGTGCCTTATTCTTAGCCACAGGAAATATGCTTATTAAATATGGAACAAAGGATATCTCAAAGGTGACAAATTTCTTTAAACTATTACCAAAAACTGCGTTTGCATTCACATTGGGAGCTATTGGTATTATGGGATTTCCACCGCTTGGATTATTCCTAAGTGAATTATTGATAATATTTGGGGCATTTGCCAATCATTATTATTTAATAGGATTCTTATTTATAACAGGCTTAATCTTAGTAATAGCAGGATTTTCCAAAAAAATCATTCAGATGTGTTATAATACTTCAAATCCAATTAATCAACTTAATCCAGTTAAAGAAAGTTTTGGTTTATATGCACCAAGTTTAACATTATTAATTATTTCATTAGTAATTACTGCACTTATGTTTAGTCCATATCAAGACATTTTATTAAATTTCCTATTGCATTGAGGTGAATAGAATGGGATTCTTAAAAATACACAATGGTGTGCCCGTAAATATTGATGACATACCAGTATTATCATTTGAGGAATTTAAAGAGAAAGTTTTAAAATTTACAGAAAATGGGTATATTGTTCATCATTTTGCAGTTCCATTTGCTAAAATTAATAATATTGAAAATAATAGTAATAATAAATATATAATTTATTCTGTTCTAAGAAACGAAGATGGATTGTATGTGGTAAGCACGATAGTTTCCAACTCCTACGAATCACTTTCACAGTATAACGTAAAATTTCAAATGTTCGAACGAGAAATTGCAGAACAGTATGGTATTATTCCAAAAAATCATCCATGGTTTAAATCCGTTAGATACCATAAAAATTATGTTGGAAATGAGGACGCATTTGGCAACGATTATAATAAATCAATTCCTGGAAATTATCCATTTTACGAAGTTAAAGGGGAAGAAATACATCAAGTTGCAGTGGGTCCTGTTCATGCAGGAATTATAGAACCAGGACATTTTAGATTTAACTGCATAGGTGAAAAAATTCTAAACCTCGAAATGGTGCATGGCTATCAACATAGGGGCATTGAAAAACAACTTATGAACTGCAAAAAAAATATATTGCCTCCATTAATTGAGTCAGTAGCAGGGGATACTGTAATTGGAAATAGCATTTGTTTTTCAGAAGCCATTGAAGGATTATGCGATTACAATACGGATGAACATTTATTAAATTATAGAAGATTATTACTTGAAATAGAAAGAATTGCAAATCATATTGGAACTCTTGGAGG from Methanothermococcus okinawensis IH1 encodes:
- a CDS encoding proton-conducting transporter transmembrane domain-containing protein codes for the protein MDELVVIIPALAGIVAYFIKGKFTRYIPFLAAIVQVIITAYICIEPSQTIMLKDYIFITPLGKIVLGITSLLFLMVSYYSIDYLKNSHYESENIYSSMLLFFVSAMSLAAISDHIILTWIAIEATTISSAPLIFLHKSRESIVATWKYLITCSVGISLALLGSFITLQSISQPEQLSGLLFSNIMAYTGTINPLWFLLGFVFILIGYGTKVGLAPMHIWLSDAHGEAPSPASALLSGALLNCAFLPIYKFNVLAGHFGLENITNHMLMALGLFSVFIAAAFMPAQKDYKRLLAYSSIENMGIIALGTGIGGIALLGSIFHMINHSLIKCALFLATGNMLIKYGTKDISKVTNFFKLLPKTAFAFTLGAIGIMGFPPLGLFLSELLIIFGAFANHYYLIGFLFITGLILVIAGFSKKIIQMCYNTSNPINQLNPVKESFGLYAPSLTLLIISLVITALMFSPYQDILLNFLLH
- a CDS encoding hydrogenase large subunit — protein: MGFLKIHNGVPVNIDDIPVLSFEEFKEKVLKFTENGYIVHHFAVPFAKINNIENNSNNKYIIYSVLRNEDGLYVVSTIVSNSYESLSQYNVKFQMFEREIAEQYGIIPKNHPWFKSVRYHKNYVGNEDAFGNDYNKSIPGNYPFYEVKGEEIHQVAVGPVHAGIIEPGHFRFNCIGEKILNLEMVHGYQHRGIEKQLMNCKKNILPPLIESVAGDTVIGNSICFSEAIEGLCDYNTDEHLLNYRRLLLEIERIANHIGTLGGLAGDAGYLPTAAYYGRIRGDFLNMFVLICGNRFGRSSVRPFGAPFKLDDDKIIELIKRFETLKKEVIDVGNLMLDNPEVLGRFDYTGMVDTKTAKLIGMVGPAGRASGINYDVRKSFSNAKDIYDRGIEIVVRKDGAVSSRAKTYFKETINSIDFCIGLLKVADFQINNSSNNNTDIESEIALKPNSFIVTMEEAWRGELSHCIITDENGRIIRYKIKDPSFHNWNALELAVRNEGIYDFPLCNKSFNLSYCGFDL